The genomic window ACAATTATGGAAGACTTAATATTGGTATAAAAGGCAGCAATCCATTAACACAAATCGTCTCCAAATCCATACCTTTTCAAAACTCTGTGCATATACTCCCAACTAATGGAATCAAAAGttttttcaaagtcaatagaAACTAATAACCCTGCAGtgtctgttgtttttaaataatCTTTTAAATCATACAATAATCGCAAATTATCTCCAATATACCTTCCGGTCACAAATCCTGTCTGATCTGTATCAATAAGGTGAGGAAGAACTGTCTTAATTCTATTAGCTATGCAGGATGATCCAATTGTATATGTTACATTCAAAAGTGATATTGGTCTCCAGTTCTTCAAATACTCTCTTGGTTTATCACCTTTTGGTATTCCTATTATTATCccttctctctgttttattgacatttctttttttaataaaaccTTCATTTAGTGATCTGACCACGAAAGAGCCAAGTTGTttccaaaattaaaaaaaaaaatcttctgtCATACCCTCAGTACCAGGGCTCTTTCCATTCTTCATACTTTTTAATGCTTTTGTTGCTTCTTCTAGTGAAATCATGCCTTCCGTGGACTGTATCTCAATTTCGGTTAAGTTTGGTAATGTGGTTATAAAATGGTTTAAATCAACATTCCTCACTTTTCTTTCTGCATATAACTCTTCAAAATAAAGTTTGGTCTCTTCTAACATTTCGTCAGTTGTGTCCAAAAGTTGCCCATTTCTAGAAACCAATTTAAACATTTGTTTGCTGACAAAATGTCGTTTCTCAAGATTGCAAAAATATTTTGAAACTTTGTCTCCTTCAGCTGCCCATCTTGCCTTACTTCTCAATAAAATACCCTCTACTTTTGTTCCCTCAAATTTACTAAATTTTGctcttttttttatctgtaaTTCCTCCAAATCTGTCTCTGTTTGATTCAATTTATTCTCCAAAATCTCTTATTTCCAACTCCCACTGTGTATTCTTTTGAatatctttcctttttttccttgAACTAAGgttcattggttttttttttcttatttccATTAACAAAACATCTAAAAACAGTTGATCAGATATGATAAGTTGCAATTCTTCGCCCGAAATTCTTTCAATTTGCTCTCTATTATAAACTAAGGCGGCATATTGTTCTTTAACTGTTttaattatgtttttaatttcttCCCCAAAATGTCTGTCTTTTGATAAGCTAGGATTAAACTTCCAATAATTCTTAAATTGTGCTTCTTTTTTTAGATTCAAATTGTAAGGTAATCAAGGAGTGATCACTTCTGTAACCAACAAAAATGTCAGTATCTTTAACTTTGTTCAATATACTTTCTGCTTTGTACAAGGTTAATGCCTCTTtctctgcgtctgtctgtcagaCTCTCGCTTTCTCTTTCTAATTTACTTGAACAATAGACCgcggtgtatgtatgtatgtatgtatgtgtgtgtgtgtgtgtgtgtgtgtgtgtgtgtgtgtatgtgtgtgtgagagagagagagagaaggagagagagagagagtgtgtatgtgtgtgtgtgtgtgggagagagagagagagaaggagagagagagagagagagagagagagagagagagagagagagagagagagagagagagagagagagagagagaggagagagagagagagagagagagagagagagagagagagagagagagagagagagagagagagagagagagagagagagagagagagagttttgacTGCATAATGCACTCAATCCTTTCAAGATTtacacatacaaaaaatcaTGTCGGGGTGTACATTGCACTTGTTTACATTGCAGTGCAGTATATCATAAGAtctttggtggcttgttgacagagaAGCTTTTTTGTTAGTTGAAGGGGAGCACATCGTCTCCGGTTTCATCTTTAtggaccaaggccgaaggccgagtttgaaaaggatgaaacagaaggcgatatgctccccgagaaccccaacaaaacaaatgttggtctgacaacaagccaccaaacattgtttttgtcatcactTTGGAAGAGCAAAGTACGCACAATTATTGACGGGAATTCCTCTTCTGAACGTAATTGTTAGAATGCAATTCAGGGCCTTAAAGCACGTCAGAAGTTTGAGATATCACGTCATACTTGTGTGTGGCATTTTGGGCATGTGCCTTTTGTATTTAGTGTTtcatgacttttcgttgtgcattacagagataagttgcaaattgaccatgagtcgccgctgTAATTtccaacattgattgggtctttgacaGTGAATGCTTACATTTGTTTTCCTCGGAAACaggaatccaaagccgcgatggctccacacatgaaataaaagcctgattggcttttactttgacaatcaaCGTTTCGCCTGAAACTCAAACCCGTTCACTACCTCGAACTTTCACATatgaacattgttttttgttcaccaGCTTGTTATGAAggaaaagagagtgagagagagagagagaaagagagagagagatagaagcaTAACTCGGTATAATCGCTATGTACCATTGTAATAAATATGTTGATGCGCAGTGTTTTGTGTGAGACCCGCAATGGTGTTTGGAAAACAATGTTTAAGCATTTTGAAGGCTGTTTGCTTTTAATTTTATTTCGGCAGGTGAGCCTCAGTGTTCATGTTCCAATGGGTGTGGCAACAACGGAACAACCTTCCCTGGTTCTGATGGAAAAATAGGTACGTTTTTACatgttgtcaagttttgacaaaaagtTTTCAGATAGATCACGAATCgagacggtggtggtggtgtatgaAAGTGTGTacgttgttacatttagtcaagggcGATGGCTGTCGTCTGGTACATCAGAGGGGAGATAATTCAAAATCGAACAAAATATGCAGAAAGGGCACGTGATAACCTTTACATTGATATATAATTCACCATGACTCCGTATTATAGGAACATTTCACACTTTTTTGAAGTTTGAGGaaaattttcaatattttttggacAGACTGTATGTGGTTCTTACTTTGGGTTTTATGCTCAttgacaaaaacaatgacaCACCAGTTGCAGTCTGAGTATACTTGAACAAGAAAGTGACCCTGCGAGAGACTATCGCTTTATAAGAAGTTTTCACGGGTGGGGAACTGTTCCGCACCATATCCGTTGGGAGCGACGTGTTCCGGTTGTGGGTAGTCGCTATTTTTCACTTGCTCTGGATCGTCGCTCCTAACGGATATGGTGAGGAACAGTTCCCCACCCGTGGTTTTGTTCCTGGCAGAAAATGTGGCGTACGGAAAGTCAGCCAGCATCAGCAGCATCTATCTCGGTGAAGGTGTGGCGGGGCCGGCCTGTGTGGCGGTCAACGGCAGAATGGACACGGTGTTCAAAACTCAAATAGACCCAGAGACCAACTGTGCCCACACTGCCGTTGGAGACTACAACGGCTGGTGGCAGGTGGACCTGGGTCGTAACTACACCGTCACCAACATAACCATTTACAGAAGGAACGGTACGCCATGCGCCATTATTACCGCACTTGTGAACAGAAACGGAAACAgttcagaattaaaaaacaagaatatTATGAAGATAACATAACGCATTGCATAATTGAAACCAAGCTGAGGAAGAGCTATGTGTGTTAAACTGTCTTTGAAATCCAAAGACAGATATACTGCTAactgccgtgtgtgtgtgtgtcactgtgtgtgtgtgtgtgtgtgtgtgtgtgtgtgtgtgtgtgtgtgtgtatgtgtgtgtgtgtgagtgtgagtgtgtgtgtgtgtgtgtgtgcgtgtgcgtgtgcgtgtgcgtttctGTATCATTAacttattatacgttatttgtactTTTGGCAAAATACAACTACtatttatgtatcgatccatTTTACATAGAAtttctgttgtttgtttacGATTGAATGCACACAAATATGCACTCATTTGAAGTCTCGACCAACCGCCTAAAAATAAGTATCACTCGACCTTTCGCGCCACATAACTCAAAGAAGGGGAACCTTATGTTCAATCGAGACATtctgttttttaaatatttcttaACTGAATACTGACATTCCTTGCAGAAAGCTTTGGTGCCACCCGCATGTCTGGTATGAGTGTGAACGTGGACGGCCAGCTGTGTTACAGTTTCCCTAACAGTACTTTAGCCAACACGGCTGCGCTGACGGCGCTTCCTGAACAGATCAACATCAAGTGTCACACTCCTATCACTGGGCGAAGGGTCAGGTTTGAGAAACACGGAGATGGCTACTGGGGTCTCGACTATCTTATCAACCTCTGTGAAGTGCAAGTGTGGGGTACGAGCTAACCCGGCATTTcctgtgtttgttttggttgtttgatAAAATGGTTTGGGTGGTTGTTTGATATTTTGAAACTCTGCTGTCGCCAGCGGgaagaaataacaagtcgcgtaaaccCCGACATTATTACAATTTGGTGCACAGGCCTATTCTGACGCTTACTAGAAATTATAGCGGATTATGCGTAACAAGCGAGACATTTGCGCTAACGAGTATGATCGGCTTTACTTCCGACTGATATATACTTTCTTTTGCTTTCAAACAATTCTTTCACAACAAAGTCAGAAGGTAAGTAATGGTAGTGATTGTCTCCAGCATGCAAGGACGGTCTGTACGGAGAGCAGTGTGACCAGACGTGTAGCGGTCACTGTAAAGACAACGACATCTGTGACAACTACTACGGCACTTGTCTCACAGGTGAGATTCATATGTAAGGTGTCTGGTCAGGTTTATGTTTTCATAACAGTAAATTTGATACGTGTCATGGTTATTAAGATCATTCACTAACTCAGATACATTGGCGTAAGAAACTGCGATACTTATTGTAGCACTGTTTAAAAGTAAATGTGAGTTCAAACCCACCACCCATGCATTGTTGTTTTCTCTCGGTAAGGttggaacgcagaagaagacatTTTCTCTCGGTAAAAATCGCAACGGATAATTTGATCTCTCAACTGATATGTTAGCTCTTTGAGTAAATAATACCTTCGTTTTTTATCAAAGCATGCTGAACAATTATAAGCTATGAAAAACACCAGATGCTTCTACAATATCCAGAAAAAGACCCACATGGTCGGTTTAGCGTCCGTCTGTTTTAGgtgtgtttgcgcgtgcgtgtgtgtgtgtgtgtgtgtgtgtgtgtgtgtgtgtgtgtgtgtgtgtgtgtgagtgtatgtgtgtgtttgtgaatgtgtgtgtgtgtgtgtgtgagtgtgtgtgtgtgtgtgtgtgtgtgtgtgtgtgtgagtgtatgtgtgtgtttgtgagtgtgtgtgtgtgtatgtgtgtgtgtgtgtgagtgtgtatgtgtgtgtgtgtgtgtgtgtgtgtgtgtgtgtgtgtgtgtgtgagagataaacTGTATGTTTATACAGACTGTAGCACAGGCTACAGAGGCGATGACTGTAGGTGCGGTCACTGCAAAGATGATGctgactgtgacgtcacaacaaTGACATGTCCTTCTGGGTGTGACAAGGGATGGGGCACAGTGTTCTGCAATCAAAGTAAGAACACTTCTTGATATGATGACTtcaagaaacaaataaacaccTGATACATTCCTTTTGGTTATTCTAATAAACGCTTTTCAACAACTATAAGCGTCATAATGAAACTTTGTGTTCTAGTTAAATCTATTAGTTTTACGTCCCAACAATTGTGATAGGAGGACTTTCACTCACACATTTTGCGGCTGATAATGACACGACACAAAGAATACATTTGTTCATGTAAATTCAAGAATACGACAGTATAGGGAAACATTTAAAAACTCTGAAGAAATCGATTTTGTAAAAAGACGCtttcggattttgtttttgtttgtttaactaTCAGATGATGGCAGTTCTCCGCCTGTCTGTGTAAATATATGGAAATCAGTTGTTCTCAGCGAATAATAAAACAATAGCATATTTTGGTTTCAACAATACTTTATTCCATTTTTATCGTGACATATACAAGATCTGCCATTTGGGATTCAAGCATAGTGCATATTTTAAGCAATCCCTGTAGAATATTTTAACAATGTAGTGACCATAGACACTGAAAGTCACACTGATAATATGAATTATTTGTCGCTGTTTCAAAGGTTGCCCAGCTGGTACTCACGGCTATGACTGTGGAGAGCGGTGCGGACAGTGTGCAGACAGTGACACGTGCAACACGGTGACAGGCCTCTGTCCCAATGGATGTCAGCCTGGCTGGAAGGGAGACAACTGTAAACAAGGTGATGATGTTCTtcatgctttttatatttagtcaggttttgactaaatattttaacgtagaggggggaatcgagacgagg from Littorina saxatilis isolate snail1 linkage group LG4, US_GU_Lsax_2.0, whole genome shotgun sequence includes these protein-coding regions:
- the LOC138963929 gene encoding uncharacterized protein, producing the protein MKFYLTVFYFAIYFFVHLQGEPQCSCSNGCGNNGTTFPGSDGKIENVAYGKSASISSIYLGEGVAGPACVAVNGRMDTVFKTQIDPETNCAHTAVGDYNGWWQVDLGRNYTVTNITIYRRNESFGATRMSGMSVNVDGQLCYSFPNSTLANTAALTALPEQINIKCHTPITGRRVRFEKHGDGYWGLDYLINLCEVQVWACKDGLYGEQCDQTCSGHCKDNDICDNYYGTCLTDCSTGYRGDDCRCGHCKDDADCDVTTMTCPSGCDKGWGTVFCNQSCPAGTHGYDCGERCGQCADSDTCNTVTGLCPNGCQPGWKGDNCKQVCEKNMHGTECDKPCSAQCGGDGSCHRNNGTCQAGCASGFLLGSGFCEEKCQNGAFGPGCVKKCGNCAESRCNHRNGTCEVGCIDGHVGDMCFETSESSLNRVGPVAGAVFGGLCAIALSILVGLLIRRSRKRSPSETASPRQASNDQRLESGPSLELSGQAGLQEETGSAGVTEAEESYIYDEIQTPDDSDRAVYLTPVFKGQQANAKNIHTYQNYFA